In the genome of Sporocytophaga myxococcoides DSM 11118, the window TGGCGTCTCTTTTTCGGTAACAGGCCAATGAAAAAATTCCTATTATTCTTCGATTACTTTAAAGAATCATTGACAAACATTCTGGAATTTGAAATATTCTAAATTGTGCTAACTTGAAAACATCTCTGTTATGGAAAAGGAGACGCCAGCATGGCGTCTCCACTAAATACCAATTTCTGAAATTACTATTAAAATTTTATTTATATTGATTTAAATTCCACTTAATTCAGATGAAAATATTGGTAATAACCGGCCCTCCTTATTCAGGTAAAGGAACACAGTGTGAAGTATTGAAAAATGAATTGGGCTTTCGACATATCTCAACAGGAGATAGAATCAGATTGGAAAAAGAACAGAAAACCGAATTCGGCATCATTGCGAGTGAATATGATGTAAAAGGTGATTTAGTACCCGATTCAATTATGAAAGCTTTACTTGGAAGGATTGTTGATGAGAATATTAAGGAGAAAGGTATTATACTAGATGGATATCCTAGAACTGTAAGTCAGGTCGACACGTTGATCGATCTACTTAAGGAAAAAGGAATGTTAATTGACCAAGTGATTAACATAGAAGTTCCCAAGGACGAATTATTAATTCGTGCAAAAAAGCGTGCCGAGACATCTGATAGAATTGACGATAAAAATCCTCAAACTCATTTTAAACGCATCAATATATTTGAATCCACAACACGACCCGCTATAGAATATATGAAACCAAAATTGAATGTCATTTCTATTGATGGATCAGCAAGCATAGAAGAAATAACGGAATAGCTCAAAAAGGTAATTTATACTTAACCCTTTCTACATAACTGGAGTAATGAAAAAAAGTCTGATTATATCCATAACATTCATTTTATCCTCTTGTATCAGTAAAAAGGATGCTACATATCAAATAAACGACTCATTAACTCCGATACGATCGTCTATTACCTTTCATGATAATGATTCAATCTACAATCAATCATTTAAAGCAGTGAGCTGCGTAAAAAATGACTGGTTGTTTTGGGAAATTAGC includes:
- a CDS encoding adenylate kinase family protein; this translates as MKILVITGPPYSGKGTQCEVLKNELGFRHISTGDRIRLEKEQKTEFGIIASEYDVKGDLVPDSIMKALLGRIVDENIKEKGIILDGYPRTVSQVDTLIDLLKEKGMLIDQVINIEVPKDELLIRAKKRAETSDRIDDKNPQTHFKRINIFESTTRPAIEYMKPKLNVISIDGSASIEEITE